A genomic segment from Peribacillus sp. ACCC06369 encodes:
- a CDS encoding spore coat protein, which yields MQNQNQYQQGQVHQNMQTGAIPPQMNHGGHEVFDVHEVLSGTIGTLNTYMLLRQHVQDQELLDILDRQYQFIQDEYNITLECFQTGQDPSKPTQSYKMNQGNDFIYGLTPTQPKKPLQSVSEITDECISGMMLGAVKSAASLKAMSALEITNPVVRRVFADSVPNCIEMAYEISLYQNKHHYYQVPQLAQQDMQQMMNSYAPAQRNNNISH from the coding sequence ATGCAAAATCAAAATCAATATCAACAAGGTCAAGTACACCAGAACATGCAAACGGGTGCTATTCCTCCACAAATGAATCACGGAGGTCACGAAGTATTCGATGTACATGAAGTGTTATCGGGAACGATTGGTACATTAAACACTTATATGCTTTTGCGTCAGCATGTACAGGATCAGGAATTGCTGGATATTTTGGATCGTCAATATCAGTTCATCCAAGATGAATATAATATTACATTGGAGTGCTTCCAAACGGGCCAGGATCCTTCTAAACCGACCCAGAGCTACAAAATGAATCAAGGTAACGATTTTATATATGGATTGACTCCAACACAGCCAAAGAAACCTTTGCAATCCGTCTCGGAAATTACGGATGAATGCATTTCAGGTATGATGCTTGGAGCTGTTAAGTCTGCAGCATCCTTGAAAGCGATGTCAGCGCTTGAAATAACGAATCCGGTGGTTCGCCGCGTATTTGCAGATTCCGTTCCGAACTGCATTGAAATGGCATACGAGATTTCGTTATATCAAAACAAACATCATTACTACCAAGTTCCACAGCTTGCACAGCAGGATATGCAACAGATGATGAATTCATATGCACCCGCACAAAGAAATAACAACATAAGTCATTAA
- a CDS encoding carboxymuconolactone decarboxylase family protein produces the protein MEFEANNSTENALRDYKAGIGAFTHKMPDLAEKFNAFTEECFKEGQLSKKEKQLIALGISLYSQDEYCIIYHTKGCLDQGCAEQEILEAIGVTAAFGGGATMSQAVTLVQECIQEINQMKQ, from the coding sequence ATGGAATTTGAAGCTAACAATTCTACTGAAAATGCTCTTCGTGATTATAAAGCTGGAATCGGTGCCTTTACGCATAAAATGCCAGACCTCGCTGAGAAATTCAATGCCTTTACGGAAGAGTGCTTCAAAGAAGGTCAATTATCCAAGAAAGAAAAACAGCTTATCGCACTAGGGATAAGCTTATATTCACAAGATGAATACTGTATTATCTATCATACAAAAGGATGTCTTGATCAAGGGTGTGCGGAACAAGAAATTCTGGAAGCCATTGGAGTGACCGCAGCATTTGGCGGAGGAGCTACCATGAGTCAGGCAGTAACCCTTGTCCAGGAATGCATCCAGGAAATCAATCAGATGAAACAGTAA
- a CDS encoding cytochrome c oxidase assembly protein produces the protein MHSNGHIHENGAGIEPILWILFALVIVMYIAAGVVSNRRYKKWPLYRTFFWILGIICAAFAIIGPIANRAHMDFTAHMVGHLLLGMIAPILLVLAAPISLALRTLDVPSARRLSKVLKSWPLCILSNPILASALNIGGLWILYTTGLYGVMQQNVLLHALVHFHVFIAGYLFTASMIYMDPTPHRFSFMFRAIVFAISLAGHDILSKYIYAHPPSGVTKEQAESGGMIMYYAGDAIDLALICILFYQWFKATLPKESLAL, from the coding sequence GTGCACAGTAATGGACATATTCATGAAAATGGAGCTGGCATTGAGCCGATTTTATGGATTCTATTCGCGCTTGTTATTGTAATGTATATCGCAGCTGGCGTAGTTTCGAACCGCCGCTATAAAAAATGGCCCTTATACCGTACGTTCTTTTGGATTCTTGGCATCATCTGTGCCGCTTTTGCAATCATTGGTCCAATAGCCAATCGCGCTCATATGGACTTCACGGCACATATGGTTGGTCATTTACTGCTTGGAATGATTGCACCCATCCTACTGGTGCTTGCTGCTCCCATTTCTCTTGCACTTCGAACACTGGATGTGCCATCTGCAAGACGTCTTTCAAAGGTGTTGAAAAGTTGGCCGTTGTGCATATTAAGCAATCCAATCCTGGCCTCCGCACTTAATATTGGGGGGCTTTGGATACTATATACGACTGGGTTATATGGGGTGATGCAACAGAATGTCCTTCTGCATGCATTGGTTCATTTTCACGTGTTCATTGCGGGTTATCTATTCACTGCCTCGATGATTTATATGGACCCGACACCCCATCGGTTCAGCTTCATGTTTCGAGCTATCGTATTTGCCATTTCACTGGCAGGCCATGATATCCTTTCTAAATATATTTATGCCCATCCGCCAAGCGGAGTCACTAAGGAACAAGCGGAAAGTGGAGGCATGATAATGTACTATGCCGGTGATGCCATTGACCTTGCACTTATCTGTATCCTTTTCTATCAATGGTTCAAGGCCACCCTTCCTAAGGAATCACTTGCCTTGTAA
- a CDS encoding DUF2243 domain-containing protein, translated as MSEIRYTYSARNLWSGFLFGIGLVAFIDEAIFHQLLHWHHFYDKSTSNIGLVSDGLFHALSWFATVGSLFMYADLRRRKGLWLKRWIGGVLLGAGSFQLYDGIIQHKLMRLHQIRYNVDILPYDLIWNIAATVMILIGITLIIRTRRSLIIMKEDGRSAQ; from the coding sequence ATTTCGGAAATACGTTATACTTATTCCGCTCGTAATCTATGGTCCGGTTTTCTATTCGGAATCGGACTGGTCGCATTCATCGATGAGGCCATCTTTCATCAACTATTACATTGGCACCACTTCTATGACAAGTCCACATCCAATATCGGGCTAGTCTCGGATGGTTTATTTCATGCCCTAAGCTGGTTCGCGACGGTCGGTTCTTTATTCATGTACGCTGACCTTCGTCGTCGAAAGGGATTATGGCTGAAAAGGTGGATAGGAGGAGTTTTACTCGGGGCAGGTTCATTTCAGTTATACGACGGGATCATCCAGCACAAGCTCATGCGACTCCATCAGATTCGTTACAATGTCGATATTCTCCCATACGACTTGATTTGGAACATTGCTGCCACTGTCATGATCTTGATCGGCATTACCCTCATCATTCGAACAAGGCGCAGCTTAATTATAATGAAAGAAGACGGCAGAAGTGCACAGTAA
- a CDS encoding manganese catalase family protein: MFRHQKELQFEVKVDRPDPMLARQIQEVLGGQFGEMTVMMQYLFQGFNCRGEEKYKDMLMDIGTEEIGHVEMLCSLISQLLDGASPEDQAEAEKDPATAAIMGGINPQHLLVSGLGGLPTNSNGVPWNGSYIVASGNLLADMRSNLHAESQGRLQVARLYHMTKDEGVRATFRKMLARDRYHQYQWMAAIAELEEKNGVVVPASFPPEAEMESQPEAYEFWNLSEGNESGDGLWATGSAPDGTGDFVYVAEPVAKGQIPNPKVPAAELHHDLDRNQALNKR; the protein is encoded by the coding sequence ATGTTTCGTCATCAAAAAGAATTGCAATTTGAAGTGAAGGTAGATCGACCAGATCCAATGCTTGCCCGTCAAATCCAGGAAGTGTTAGGTGGACAGTTTGGGGAAATGACTGTCATGATGCAATATCTTTTTCAAGGTTTTAACTGCCGTGGAGAAGAAAAATACAAAGATATGCTGATGGATATTGGTACAGAGGAAATTGGACATGTAGAAATGCTTTGTTCGCTCATTAGTCAATTGCTTGATGGCGCTTCTCCGGAAGATCAGGCAGAAGCCGAAAAAGACCCTGCTACAGCAGCGATCATGGGTGGGATCAACCCCCAGCATTTGCTCGTGAGCGGACTTGGCGGACTGCCAACCAACTCGAATGGGGTGCCTTGGAACGGATCTTATATTGTAGCGAGCGGAAATTTACTAGCGGACATGCGGTCGAATCTGCATGCTGAAAGTCAAGGACGTCTTCAAGTTGCCCGTTTATATCATATGACAAAAGATGAAGGGGTTCGTGCTACGTTCCGTAAAATGTTAGCCCGTGACCGTTACCACCAATATCAATGGATGGCAGCAATTGCGGAACTTGAAGAGAAAAATGGCGTGGTCGTTCCTGCGTCATTTCCACCGGAAGCGGAAATGGAATCTCAACCTGAAGCGTACGAATTCTGGAACTTGTCGGAAGGTAATGAATCAGGAGACGGCCTGTGGGCAACAGGAAGCGCCCCAGATGGAACAGGGGATTTTGTTTATGTAGCAGAACCAGTTGCAAAAGGGCAGATTCCTAACCCTAAGGTTCCGGCAGCAGAGTTGCATCATGACCTCGATAGAAATCAAGCACTTAATAAAAGGTAA
- a CDS encoding NAD(P)H-quinone oxidoreductase, with product MKAVVVKEPGGAEQLLFKDFSKPMLGKGEILIKVKASAINRTDIVSREGKSGYMTNPILGIEVSGEVVETGEGANIELGTRVMGLVNGGGYAEYAVMPADRAMKIPDNLSFEEAAAIPEVFLTAYQTLFWLGELTDHDTVLIHAGGSGVGTAAIQLAKKLTKAKIITTAGSKGKLDFCHSLGADICINYKEQSFDEEVLKATNNQGVDVILDFIGASYWEKNLKSIKTDGRWVLIGILGGTVVEKVNLMELLLKRVQLKGTLLTPRSDEYKKELTEEFVAKSMPLFLQNEIRAIVDRVFPFEEVQRAHEHMEANKNLGKIILQVNE from the coding sequence ATGAAAGCAGTAGTGGTTAAAGAACCGGGTGGTGCTGAACAATTACTATTTAAGGATTTTTCGAAGCCCATGCTGGGAAAAGGGGAAATTTTAATTAAGGTGAAAGCCTCTGCAATAAATAGAACGGATATTGTTTCACGTGAAGGAAAATCCGGTTATATGACCAATCCAATATTAGGGATTGAAGTTTCTGGGGAAGTGGTGGAAACAGGGGAAGGTGCGAATATAGAATTAGGGACAAGGGTGATGGGCCTTGTAAATGGCGGCGGTTATGCTGAATATGCCGTGATGCCAGCTGATAGAGCGATGAAGATACCGGATAACCTGTCATTTGAAGAAGCAGCAGCGATTCCTGAAGTTTTCTTGACTGCGTATCAAACCTTATTTTGGTTAGGTGAATTGACAGATCATGATACGGTATTGATTCATGCTGGCGGAAGCGGTGTAGGCACTGCAGCCATCCAACTGGCAAAAAAATTGACAAAAGCGAAAATCATCACTACAGCCGGCTCAAAGGGAAAATTGGATTTCTGTCACTCTCTAGGAGCGGATATCTGTATCAACTATAAAGAACAATCTTTCGATGAGGAAGTACTGAAAGCTACAAATAATCAAGGAGTGGATGTCATTCTGGATTTCATCGGTGCTTCTTACTGGGAGAAAAACCTTAAAAGCATAAAGACTGATGGAAGATGGGTACTGATAGGTATTCTAGGAGGAACTGTAGTCGAGAAGGTGAACTTGATGGAACTTCTATTAAAAAGAGTTCAATTAAAAGGCACTCTATTAACTCCTCGGAGTGATGAATATAAAAAAGAGTTAACGGAAGAATTTGTTGCAAAGTCGATGCCGTTATTCCTCCAAAATGAAATCAGGGCAATCGTGGATCGTGTCTTTCCTTTTGAAGAAGTACAAAGGGCGCATGAACATATGGAAGCCAATAAGAACTTAGGTAAAATCATCTTACAGGTAAATGAATGA
- a CDS encoding arylamine N-acetyltransferase — translation MNELNALFRKRIGFQEDVKLTFDKLDEILEKTAQTIPFENFSIMASHLSDINKENIKKKVLVRNEGGLCYELNTALYFFLMENDFDVFVVRGVIYKEGWMTIGRTHVTILLNHEGQTYLVDTGFGGNLPLKPVPLNGKTVVSPNGEFRIKKESTDHGDHILELKLKHKDPDWKIGYAFDSSKPVGNVAELNEIQTIIRENPQSPFNKHPLITRLTNSGNITLTDTSFTQWDDGKMTKEEIDGTRFKELLKKHFDR, via the coding sequence ATGAATGAACTGAATGCATTATTCAGGAAAAGAATAGGGTTCCAGGAAGATGTGAAACTGACTTTTGATAAATTAGATGAAATTCTTGAAAAGACAGCGCAAACCATTCCTTTTGAAAACTTTTCAATCATGGCATCCCATCTGAGTGATATCAACAAAGAGAATATCAAGAAAAAAGTCCTCGTGAGGAATGAGGGGGGATTATGCTATGAATTGAATACAGCCCTTTACTTTTTCCTAATGGAAAATGACTTTGATGTATTCGTGGTTCGGGGCGTCATCTATAAAGAGGGGTGGATGACCATAGGAAGGACCCATGTCACCATTCTTTTGAACCATGAGGGCCAAACCTATTTAGTCGATACGGGATTTGGTGGGAATCTGCCATTAAAACCAGTTCCGTTAAATGGAAAAACGGTCGTTTCACCAAATGGTGAATTCAGGATAAAAAAAGAAAGTACCGACCATGGAGATCATATCCTAGAATTAAAGCTGAAACATAAAGATCCCGATTGGAAAATAGGGTATGCATTCGATTCGTCAAAACCCGTAGGAAATGTAGCGGAACTTAATGAGATCCAAACGATCATCAGGGAAAATCCCCAATCGCCATTTAATAAGCATCCATTAATCACTCGTCTGACAAACAGCGGGAACATCACTTTAACTGATACATCCTTTACACAGTGGGACGATGGGAAAATGACGAAAGAAGAAATAGATGGCACACGATTTAAAGAGTTATTGAAAAAACACTTTGATAGATAA
- a CDS encoding YdhK family protein: MLKKRTKMPIILSLLVALFLALGACSNSEDRNKENKEEKEHSGMDMNHSSSGEVPKGLKTAENPTYQVGSQAIIESGHMEGMKGTKATIVGAYDTTVYAISYTPATGGEKVENHKWIIHEEIKDAGEKTYEPGAEVTVNASHMEGMNGVAAEIESAEKTTVYMVDFTPTTGGEKVKNHKWVTESELSESE; encoded by the coding sequence ATGTTGAAAAAAAGAACAAAAATGCCAATCATTTTATCATTATTGGTAGCCCTGTTTTTAGCCCTCGGCGCATGCTCCAACAGCGAAGATCGAAACAAAGAAAATAAAGAAGAAAAGGAACATAGTGGAATGGACATGAACCATTCTAGTTCAGGAGAAGTTCCTAAAGGATTAAAAACTGCTGAAAATCCAACCTATCAAGTTGGAAGCCAAGCGATTATCGAATCAGGTCATATGGAAGGTATGAAGGGGACAAAAGCAACTATAGTGGGTGCCTATGATACGACTGTCTATGCTATTTCGTATACGCCTGCAACTGGCGGAGAAAAAGTGGAAAATCATAAATGGATCATTCACGAAGAAATCAAAGACGCGGGTGAGAAAACGTATGAACCCGGAGCAGAGGTTACAGTAAATGCCTCTCATATGGAAGGGATGAACGGGGTAGCCGCTGAAATTGAATCTGCTGAAAAAACGACTGTTTATATGGTCGATTTCACTCCGACTACGGGAGGAGAAAAAGTGAAGAACCATAAATGGGTAACGGAAAGTGAATTATCAGAGTCTGAATGA
- a CDS encoding GNAT family protein gives MVIGLTIRPFMENDYEALSNYCLPIEQAIYTSLPLKVIEDFRKDNYNLPMVIYLNEDLIGCFALYTDKAGNQYTSNEKAILLKSFSLDSRHQKKGLAFKALKVLPEMIKLSHPDKNEIILTVHHSNIPAINLYKKAGFVDKGYRFNGEDGEELIFHLTLD, from the coding sequence ATGGTGATTGGATTAACTATTAGACCTTTTATGGAGAATGACTATGAGGCGCTGAGCAACTATTGTTTACCTATAGAACAAGCAATCTATACTTCTTTACCTTTGAAAGTTATCGAAGACTTCAGGAAAGATAACTATAACCTTCCCATGGTCATATATTTAAATGAGGATTTGATTGGTTGTTTTGCCTTATATACGGATAAAGCGGGAAATCAATATACAAGTAATGAGAAAGCCATTCTTCTAAAATCATTCTCCTTGGATTCACGCCATCAGAAAAAGGGGCTAGCTTTTAAGGCCTTAAAAGTGTTGCCTGAAATGATCAAACTAAGCCATCCTGATAAAAATGAGATTATTCTAACGGTGCATCATTCAAATATTCCAGCGATAAATTTATATAAAAAAGCTGGATTCGTTGATAAGGGATACAGATTTAACGGGGAAGACGGGGAGGAATTAATTTTCCACCTTACACTGGATTAA
- a CDS encoding RMD1 family protein, translating to MKPITFKAFAITNEIDLNKIAIHCGIPKKFTWEEPLILKGDILNSILNKNVNDSQQVLVFSFGSIVFINYSHVDEIKVFAAYIRSFEPDIDLVNVDRYTDDYSLHFSETENIKLTDEYVVVPKYEFFYPELISTVLAKSVALEKTEEQLGKIHDKLEAMIDRLEKGKLRIGNKELARTTAKIVRHEYNTLAYIMILDKPDITWTSSIAGEFYDSMLDFFELNDRYKILKSKTEILYNIMDGFSNISHSIRGLFVEWIIVILIVFEIVLTILEIVGWIP from the coding sequence ATGAAACCAATTACCTTTAAAGCATTTGCAATCACTAATGAAATTGATTTAAACAAAATCGCCATTCATTGCGGCATTCCTAAAAAATTCACCTGGGAAGAGCCTTTAATCCTTAAAGGCGATATTCTAAATTCCATCCTTAATAAGAATGTAAACGATTCTCAACAGGTACTGGTTTTTTCCTTTGGCAGCATTGTCTTCATTAATTACTCACACGTGGATGAGATAAAGGTATTTGCTGCCTATATCCGTTCTTTCGAGCCAGACATTGATCTCGTAAATGTAGATAGATACACAGACGATTACAGCCTTCACTTCAGTGAAACTGAAAACATCAAGTTGACAGACGAATATGTAGTTGTGCCTAAATATGAATTTTTCTACCCTGAATTAATTTCCACTGTTCTCGCAAAATCGGTGGCACTCGAAAAAACTGAGGAGCAACTCGGGAAAATCCACGACAAGCTCGAAGCCATGATAGACCGACTAGAAAAGGGCAAGCTGAGAATCGGCAACAAGGAACTAGCGAGGACGACCGCAAAAATCGTACGTCACGAGTATAATACCCTAGCGTATATAATGATTCTGGATAAACCTGATATTACATGGACAAGCAGCATTGCCGGCGAATTTTATGACAGCATGCTGGATTTTTTTGAATTGAATGATCGGTATAAAATCTTGAAAAGTAAAACGGAAATTTTATATAACATTATGGATGGATTTTCTAACATCAGCCATTCGATCAGGGGCCTCTTCGTTGAATGGATCATTGTGATTCTCATTGTCTTTGAGATTGTCCTGACGATTTTAGAAATTGTAGGATGGATACCATGA
- a CDS encoding glycosyltransferase family 4 protein, translated as MEESINLYELTFSEKDRYVIITNAYPHEDQLYRNGFIHRRVKAYLDEGLKVDVFVLHPAYKKAEKYTYEDVPVYRGTEQHLRIFLNHKVHKKALIHFVNPKMVQAIKETNTDLPIITWIHGFETEAWHRRWFNFLESPESLRKILEMSDDYYEAQLSFMNWFYQTNELDTTFVHISKWFKEHIAECDARAESKNSVIIPNVIDDNLFTFIEKPVEMRTKVLSIRPYASRKYANDLSVKAVLELSKRPYFDKLEFAFHGDGKLFDQTVEPIRNFENVTIHKGFLSQEQIASLHKEYGIFLCPTRLDSQGVSMCEAMSSGLVPISTDITAIPEFVKHDVSGLLTKPESPIEIADAIERLYYNSDVFLRVSKQASQSIRDKCAVDVVIKRELEIIQG; from the coding sequence ATGGAGGAATCTATAAATCTATATGAGCTTACATTTAGTGAAAAAGATAGATATGTAATCATTACGAATGCTTATCCACATGAAGATCAGTTATATCGGAATGGGTTCATCCACCGAAGAGTAAAGGCTTATCTGGATGAGGGTTTGAAGGTTGATGTCTTTGTTTTGCATCCTGCCTATAAAAAAGCAGAAAAGTATACGTATGAAGATGTGCCTGTTTATCGAGGAACTGAACAGCATCTACGCATTTTCTTAAATCATAAAGTACATAAAAAAGCGCTCATTCATTTTGTTAATCCAAAAATGGTGCAAGCGATTAAAGAAACAAATACCGATTTACCGATTATCACCTGGATACATGGATTTGAAACGGAGGCATGGCATAGAAGATGGTTTAATTTTCTTGAAAGCCCTGAAAGCTTACGGAAGATACTTGAAATGTCGGACGACTATTATGAAGCACAGCTTTCTTTTATGAATTGGTTTTATCAAACGAATGAATTGGATACAACTTTTGTCCATATTTCCAAATGGTTCAAAGAACATATCGCGGAATGTGATGCGAGAGCAGAATCAAAAAATTCAGTGATCATTCCTAATGTAATCGATGACAACCTGTTTACCTTTATTGAGAAGCCAGTTGAGATGCGGACAAAAGTACTTTCAATCAGGCCGTACGCTTCACGAAAATACGCCAATGATTTATCGGTGAAAGCAGTGCTGGAACTATCGAAGAGACCGTATTTCGATAAATTGGAATTTGCATTTCATGGTGATGGAAAATTGTTCGATCAAACAGTTGAGCCAATCCGGAATTTTGAGAATGTTACGATTCATAAAGGTTTCCTCTCTCAGGAGCAAATAGCTTCATTACATAAGGAGTATGGAATTTTCCTTTGCCCGACCCGGTTGGATTCTCAAGGCGTTTCTATGTGTGAGGCAATGTCCAGTGGGCTAGTGCCGATTTCAACAGATATCACGGCCATCCCGGAATTCGTTAAACACGACGTTTCTGGTCTTCTTACAAAACCTGAGTCTCCTATCGAAATTGCCGATGCAATAGAGCGCTTATATTACAACTCGGACGTATTCTTGAGAGTGTCAAAACAAGCATCGCAGTCGATTCGGGATAAATGCGCCGTAGATGTTGTCATTAAAAGAGAATTGGAGATTATTCAAGGTTAA
- a CDS encoding glycosyltransferase — protein MNSHEIAENRKMKVLLFGFIDMNSMDGSAVFLSSLASTIALDPNIEVDLLLASPVKRDILIQPLEKFNNITILNPFVDPFFNATDDEWVKKGVINFDIAEMLISHYWSQNEYDWLFVRSIETVEKIARHKHIINNTLVYATGLTHIGQDVNEEKFESIKNIYDQCAYFLCQTEEMCEFVIEILNLNKEKNKVSLLTPMIPNVESAGGETRLKNKLVYTGKFDPDWKTIPIITAFKELKREIPNLSLDIAGDKFKWVKDDSQFKEEAAYLLKNTEGLTWYGAMTRENAQQLIVNSDIGITWRSEAMDSSLELSTKLLEYGILRKAVIMNPTKMHIKLFGEDYPLYAVTEKDFRDAVKLALCNKDIYEVAAKRMYQVSRQFLFSEALKKLQGLLWSGRITDYMNQSGNRHFYIDEDDFDELNKHAPSNQVKKLPADFNVEEVFTYIVKNTPEELKRVGKIFKLSEFGQIIQAEKAGCFTFLHIHKSYGNFERNFQNNMAYLKTIGSETNGTPKLKPKNLEIPMIERVIVEKEKYVMKAKNKELVKEVKQLKKLNAVQLKQITKLEKQNLALGRKYDSLSKSKMGKMTFKYWDLRKRLNF, from the coding sequence TTGAATTCACATGAAATAGCAGAAAACAGAAAAATGAAGGTACTTTTATTTGGCTTTATTGACATGAATTCAATGGATGGATCTGCAGTATTTTTATCTTCCTTAGCATCGACTATTGCGTTAGACCCTAACATCGAGGTTGATTTACTTTTAGCTAGCCCGGTAAAACGCGATATCTTAATTCAACCTCTTGAGAAATTTAATAATATAACCATTCTAAATCCTTTTGTTGATCCTTTTTTTAATGCCACCGATGATGAATGGGTAAAAAAAGGTGTCATTAATTTTGATATTGCTGAAATGCTCATTTCTCATTATTGGAGTCAAAATGAATATGATTGGCTATTTGTCAGAAGCATAGAGACTGTGGAAAAAATAGCAAGGCATAAACATATCATAAATAATACCTTAGTTTATGCTACAGGCTTGACTCACATAGGGCAGGATGTTAATGAAGAAAAATTTGAGAGCATCAAAAATATATATGATCAGTGTGCGTATTTCTTATGTCAAACAGAAGAGATGTGCGAATTTGTAATTGAGATTCTTAATTTGAATAAAGAAAAAAACAAAGTTTCCCTGCTTACTCCGATGATACCAAACGTTGAATCAGCGGGAGGGGAGACCCGGTTAAAAAACAAACTTGTATATACAGGCAAATTCGACCCCGATTGGAAGACCATTCCGATCATTACTGCTTTTAAAGAATTAAAACGCGAGATTCCGAATCTATCACTTGATATTGCGGGGGATAAATTCAAATGGGTTAAAGATGATTCTCAGTTTAAGGAAGAAGCGGCATACCTCCTTAAAAATACGGAAGGACTTACATGGTACGGGGCAATGACAAGGGAGAATGCCCAACAATTAATCGTGAACAGTGATATTGGGATAACCTGGAGAAGTGAGGCAATGGACAGCAGTCTGGAACTGTCCACAAAGCTATTGGAGTACGGAATTTTAAGGAAGGCGGTAATAATGAATCCAACCAAAATGCATATTAAGCTTTTTGGCGAAGATTACCCCTTATATGCTGTTACAGAGAAGGATTTCCGTGACGCAGTCAAATTAGCGCTATGTAATAAGGATATATATGAGGTTGCGGCAAAACGGATGTATCAAGTCAGCAGGCAGTTTTTGTTTTCGGAAGCATTAAAAAAATTGCAAGGGCTATTATGGAGCGGACGTATAACAGATTATATGAATCAAAGTGGAAATAGGCATTTTTATATTGATGAAGATGACTTTGATGAACTGAATAAGCATGCACCATCAAATCAGGTGAAAAAATTGCCTGCAGATTTTAATGTTGAAGAAGTTTTCACCTATATTGTCAAAAACACACCTGAAGAATTAAAACGGGTCGGAAAAATTTTTAAACTGTCTGAATTCGGTCAAATCATTCAAGCAGAAAAAGCAGGTTGTTTTACCTTCCTCCACATCCATAAAAGTTATGGAAACTTTGAACGGAATTTTCAAAATAACATGGCATATTTAAAAACCATAGGATCTGAAACCAATGGCACTCCTAAATTAAAACCAAAGAACCTGGAAATTCCAATGATAGAACGGGTAATTGTTGAAAAAGAAAAATATGTTATGAAAGCGAAAAATAAAGAACTTGTTAAAGAAGTAAAGCAATTAAAAAAACTGAACGCCGTTCAACTTAAACAAATTACTAAGTTAGAAAAACAAAACTTGGCACTTGGACGTAAATACGATTCACTTTCGAAGTCGAAAATGGGTAAAATGACATTCAAGTATTGGGATTTAAGAAAAAGGCTTAACTTTTAA
- a CDS encoding PaaI family thioesterase → MEEKVLKAIQDDYPDAFAWCYGCGRLNKGGHHFRTGWQGAHTKTIYTPSPEHIAIPGFVYGGLIASLIDCHGTGSASLALHRKNGHEVGDGVEPPRFVTASLKVEFVKPTPNDVPLIAVGTIHEVHPKKWRIETEVFAFDKLCARGEVIAVVMPSTFTSKE, encoded by the coding sequence ATGGAGGAGAAAGTGCTAAAAGCGATTCAAGATGATTATCCAGATGCATTTGCATGGTGTTATGGATGTGGTCGTTTAAATAAAGGTGGTCATCATTTTCGAACCGGTTGGCAAGGAGCGCACACAAAGACAATTTATACACCAAGCCCAGAACATATCGCGATTCCAGGCTTTGTTTATGGAGGCTTGATTGCATCATTAATTGATTGTCATGGAACGGGTTCGGCTTCATTGGCATTACATCGTAAAAATGGGCATGAAGTTGGGGATGGAGTGGAGCCTCCAAGGTTTGTGACAGCTTCACTGAAAGTTGAGTTCGTCAAGCCAACCCCTAATGATGTGCCATTAATAGCCGTTGGGACGATTCATGAGGTTCATCCTAAGAAATGGAGAATCGAAACAGAAGTATTTGCTTTCGATAAACTCTGCGCCCGTGGGGAGGTAATCGCTGTGGTGATGCCAAGTACTTTTACAAGCAAAGAGTGA